Within Citromicrobium bathyomarinum, the genomic segment GATCGACCAGCACGGCCTTTCGCCCGAACGGCTGTGGGCGCTGTGTTCGCTGATCGTCGCGGTCGCATTCGGGCTCGCCTATTTCGTCGACGCGCTGGTGGGTGCGCGGGGAAGCTGGCGCGATCGGTTGCGGGCATCGAACCTGAAGCTGGGGCTGGGGACGGCTTTGTTCGCGCTGTTCCTTGCGCTGCCGGTCCTCAATTTCGGTGCGATCTCGACCAGCGACCAGCTGGCGCGGCTGAAGAGCGGCGCGATTTCGGTGGAGGAGTTCGATTTCTCCGCGCTCAAGTGGGATTTCGGGGAGCCGGGGCGCCGGGCGCTGCAACGGCTCGCGGGGTCTGACAACGAAGCGATAGCAAAGGGTGCGCGGCAGGCTCAGTCGCAGGAGGCGCGGCCCTATCGCTGGGCAGGTGAGAGACAGGCGCCGGAGTCTCTCTCAATCAGTTGGCAGGGCGGGGACGACGCGTTGCAATCTGCCATCGAAGACTATCTGCTAGCCAATCGAAACATGTGCACCTCCGAGTATCCTTGCGCTGCGATCGAAGCGGGCATGCTTCCCTCGGGCGATCGCCTGGTGCTCGTCACTAGCGGCTCCAACCCTGAGTATTTGGGTGTCGCCGAAGGTGGAGACGTCACCCAATATTATGCAAGGCAAGGTCGGTTATTGGAGCAACCCTTCGAAATGGCCGTTGATTTGGACGAACCTGGCCGTGAAGGGCCTCCCGAAGCTGAAATCCGCCCCTTCGAAGGTCGCCAGCTCTATGTCGATGGCGAGCCGGTGGGCGAACCCTTCAAGTGACGTTTTAGGCCGTACTCCCGCTTGATGCTGCGGTGCGGCGCGGCTAACGCAGCTTCATGTCAATCACCCGCGAAGAAGTGGCCAAGATCGCCAGCCTCGCGCGCATCCGGATGGATGACGCGGAGCTGGATCGCATGGTCCCCGAACTCAACAATATCCTGGGCTGGGTCGAGCAGCTGGGCGAGGTCGATACCTCCTCGGTCGAGCCGATGACCGCCGTGATCCCGCAAGCGACGCGGCTGCGCGACGACGTGGTCGATGCCGATCCGCTGACCGCCGGCGGGCGGCGCGAGGATGTGCTCGCCAATGCGCCCGCTGCCGAGCACGGATTTTTCGGCGTGCCCAAGGTGATCGAGTAGTCTCGGTCTCGGAAATTCCCGCTCGTGCTGAGCCGGTGGTGCATAGCGCCGTCTCCGACTCCGAAGCGCGGGCATGGCCTGGACCGATGGGTTCGCCCTTCGACAGGCTCAGGACGAACGGATATTAAATGAGCGAAGACCTTACCAATCTCGGCGTCAAAGCCATCCGCGACGGGGTCGCCGGCGGCGATTTCACCGCGCGCGAAGTGGCCGAAGCCTTCAACGCCAATGTCGCCGCCGCGAAGGACCTGAACGCCTTCATCGTCGCCACGCCGGAGAAAGCTCTCGAAGCCGCCGACGCCATCGATGCGAAGCGCGCGAAGGGCGAGGATCTGGGCAAGATGGGCGGCGTGCCGATCGGCATGAAGGACCTGTTCTGCACCTACGGCGTGCAGACCACGGCTGCCAGCCACATCCTCGAAGGCTTCGTGCCGCAGTACGAAAGCACCGTATCGGCCAACCTGTGGAAGGCGGGCGCGGGGATGCTCGGCAAGCTCAACCTCGACCAGTTCGCGATGGGTTCGTCGAACGAGACGAGCTATTTCGGCAACGTCCTCTCGCCGTGGAAGAAGGCGGGCAGCAATGCTGCGCTGATCCCGGGCGGGTCTTCGGGTGGTTCCTCTACCGCCGTTGCCGCGCGGCTGGCACCGGCTGCGACGGGCACCGACACCGGCGGCTCGATCCGCCAGCCTGCGGCAGTGACCGGCATTACCGGCATCAAGCCAACCTACGGTCGCTGTTCGCGCTGGGGCGTGGTCGCCTTCGCGTCCAGCCTCGACCAGGCGGGGCCGATGGCGCGCGACGTCACCGATTGCGCGATCATGCTGGAGGCGATGGCCGGGTTCGACCCCAAGGATTCAACTTCGCTCGATATGCCCGTGCCCGAGTGGGAGAAGGGCCTTAACCCCGACCTCACCGGCAAGAAGGTCGGCATTCCGAGCGAATATCGCATGGAGGGGACCGATCAGGCGATCCTCGATAGCTGGGAGCGGGGCAAGGAATGGCTGCGCGACGCAGGCGCCGAGATCGTCGATATCTCGCTGCCGCACACCAAATACGCGCTGCCCGCCTATTACATCATCGCCCCGGCAGAAGCCTCCTCCAACCTCGCGCGCTATGACGGCGTGCGCTACGGCCTGCGCGACCTGCCCGAAGGGGCTGGCCTGCAGGACATGTACGCGGCCACCCGCGCGGCGGGCTTCGGCGACGAGGTGAAGCGGCGCATTCTGATCGGCACCTATGTGCTCAGCGCGGGCTTCTACGACGCCTATTACACGCAGGCGCAGAAGATCCGCACGCTGGTGGCGCAGGACTTCGAGAAGGCGTGGGGGGAGTGCGACCTGATCCTCGCGCCGACCACCCCCAACGCGGCCTTTCCGCTGGGCGGCTTCGACGGCGATCCGCTGGCGATGTACCTCAACGACGTGTTCGCCGTGCCGGCCTCGCTGGCCGGCCTGCCCGCGATGAGCGTGCCCGCCATGCTCAACGGCGACGGCCTGCCGCTGGGCCTCCAGATCATCGGCAAGGCCTTCGACGAGCAGGGCGTGCTCAACGCCGGCCTGGCGATCGAGCAGCGCAGCGGGTTCGATGCGAAGCCGGAGAAGTGGTGGTGAGATGAGAGGCTGCCTGAACGCCTTGACGTTCCTGGTGATACTCGCGGTGGCGGTCTTCATTGTCCTCGCCGCGATCGGCTGGATCAGGGACGGTGGCAGCTCGACCGACGCGGCGAGCGATCAGGCAGGCAGGGCGACCGGGCTTCCGGCCGCAGTGAGAGTTTTAGAGGTATACTGATGAGCACTTATCGCATCCAGGGCGCGACGGGCGAATGGGAGGTCGTGATCGGCCTCGAAGTCCACGCGCAGGTCACCTCCAACGCCAAGCTGTTCAGCGGCGCGTCGACCGAGTTCGGCGCGGAGCCCAACACGCAGGTCAGCCTGATCGACGCTGCGATGCCGGGCATGCTCCCCGTGCCCAACCGCGAGTGCATCCGGCAGGCGGTGCGCACCGGCATGGCCATCGAAGCCCAGATCAACGCGTGGAGCCGGTTCGACCGCAAGAACTACTTCTACGCCGACCTGCCGCAGGGCTACCAGATCAGCCAGCTCTACCACCCCATCGTGGGTGAGGGGCAGCTGCTGATCGAGGCGGACGAGAAGGCGGGCATCCCCGAGGACAAGGTCATCGGGATCGAGCGCATTCACGTGGAGCAGGATGCAGGCAAGCTGATGCACGATCAGCACCCGACGATGTCCTACGTCGATCTCAACCGCACGGGCATCGCGCTGATGGAAATCGTCAGCAAGCCGGACATGCGTTCTCCCGCAGAAGCAGGCGCTTACGTGCGCAAGCTGCGCTCGATCCTGCGTTACGTGGGCTCGTGCGACGGTAATATGGAAGAAGGCTCAATGCGCGCGGACGTCAACGTCTCCGTGCGCAAGCCGGGCGAAGAATTCGGCACGCGGACCGAGACCAAGAACGTCAACTCGGTGCGCTTCGTGATGCAGGTCATCGAATACGAAGCCAATCGCCAGGTCGATGTGCTGGAGAATGGCGGCACGGTTGACCAGGAAACGCGCCTGTTCGATGTCGCCACCGGTACCACGCGCACGATGCGCAGCAAGGAAGACGCGCACGATTATCGCTACTTCCCCGATCCCGACCTGCTGCCGCTCGAACTCGACGACGCATTCCTGAGCGAGTGCCGCGAGAGCCTGCCCGAACTGCCCGACGCCAAGCGTGCGCGGTACGAAGGCGAGCTGGGCCTCACGCCCTACAACGCGCGCGAACTGACCGCCGAGGTGGAGACCTTCGGCCGCTTCGAAACGCTGCTCTCCGCCACCGCGGCGAAGATCGGCAAGCCCGAGAAGGCGGTCGCCACGCAGGTCGCCAACTGGGCGCTGTCGGTCGCGCCGGGCGTGATGAAGTCGCTCGGTGAGGAAGCCGATCCCGCGCACGCCACTGCGGAAGCGCAGGCCAGCATCCTCGCGATGCAGGACAAGGGCGAGATTTCCGGCGGACAGGCCAAGGAAATCTACGAGATCGTCCTCAAGACCGGCCGCGACCCCGAGGAAATCGCCGATAGCGAAGGCCTCAAGCAGGTCAGCGACACCGGCGCGATCGAGGAAGCGATCGATGCGATCATTGCCGCCAACGAAGACAAGGTGGCGGAGTATCGCGGCGGGAAGGACAAGCTGTTCGGCTTCTTCGTCGGCCAGACGATGAAGGCGATGCAGGGCAAGGCCAACCCGGCGGTGGTCAACCAGATCCTGAAGGATAAGTTGGGGTGAGGATCGACGAGCTGTGATCACGTTCAGCGAGTTGCTTGAGCGTGACGGGTTCGATCCGTCTAAGATAGTCGTCTTCCGCCATCGTCCGATGGAACCGGAGCTGAATCGTAACTTCGACTGGATTGTAGCGGAGCGTCCAGACCTGTTCGATTGCTATCAGAACACTCACGGGACACGCACGGAGTCGGCGCTAAAACGGGCTAACTATGTGGCCAGCTTCTTACGTCACGGACCGGGCGCTGCATTGTTTTTGGGGTTCTTCGAGATTCGCGGCTGGCGTGACCTCACGTCGGCCGAGTGGGCCGCCCGTCCATCGCATGTCGAGTTGGTCAGATACGGGATGAGCGGCGCTTCGGGCGGCGCCTCGCGAGAGATCATCTCCGAATTCGACCTTGTGGAGACGAGCTATTTGGCCGCGTGGAAGCATAGGCTCGTGATCGATTGGCCGGGTCTTGAACGCTCTTGGTATCGGTGGGCGGATCGCAACACTTTCAGCGTCAAGGCTATTGCCCAAGCTGACCAGTTGGCCGGAGAGCTGCCTAGTTGGGATCAAATTGCTTTGACCTTCGACCAGTTGGCGATCATGCCGACGAGCTGGAAATCGGCACTTCGCCAATGGCGCGGTATCTACCTAATAACTGATATGAGCGACCGGATGGCTTATGTCGGCTCGGCCGGTGGTTCTGAGAACCTGCTGCAGAGATGGACGGACTACTCGAAGTCCGGGCATGGGGGGAATAAGCTCCTGAAAAGGCGCGACCCCAAGAACTTTGTCTTTTCGATTCTTCAGCGCACTTCTCCCGACCTTGATCGTGCGGAACTCTTGCGTCTTGAAAATAGCTGGAAGGTCCGACTGCTAAGCCGCGCACCCTACGGGCTCAACGAAAACTGATGGCCATCCCAAGCCCCAGCATCGTCCTCGTCAATCCGGAGATCGCCGGGAATACCGGCGCGGTCGGGCGTACCTGCGTGGCGCTCGACATGGAACTGGTGCTGATCCACCCGCTTGGCTTCACGATCACCGATACGCGGCTGAAGCGGGCGGGGCTGGATTACTGGCAGCATATCCGGCTGGCGGAATTTCGCAGCTGGGAGGCGTTTTTTGAAGAGCGCAGCCCTCGCGCCGACCAGCTGTTCCTGTTCGAGGAATATGCTCCGCGCGATTTCTATCAGCCGGAATATCCGGAGGACGCCTATCTGGTGTTCGGGCGGGAGACCAAGGGGTTACCGCCCGAGATCGTGGAGGCGCATCGCGCACAGATGGTCAGCCTGCCGATGAAGAGCGACAAGGTGCGCTCGCTCAACCTCGCCAACACGGTCGCCGCCGCAGCCTATCAGGCCATGCGCGCGCGGTTTACTGGGTCTGGTTCGTAATCGTGTAGGTTGCGGTGCAGGTCCACGCGGCGTCGCCGGTCCCGGTTTCGCGGCAGCTGACCCGGTTGCCATCGGGACGCTGGCTGACCGGCTTGCCGTAATCGGTCTCCGCCTTCAGTGACATCCGCATCGACGCCACCACCTGGGTGGGGCCGGTCGCGCTCACCTGCACCATGCGGCTTTGCGGGGCGTCATCCTCGCCCTCGTAGGGCTCATCGGAGTCCTGCGCACCGCTCGCATCGACATAGCGGCTGGCGACCCAGCCGGTCAGGCAGTCGCCCGAATAGGCGCGGGGGCTGCCGACCGAGTTCTCCAGCCCGCAGCGGTCATCCGCGGGCAGGGTGCCATCGCTCAGATACACGATCCCGAACCAGCCGCCCTGCCGGTCGCACAGGTAGAAGGGCGCGTCATCGCCCAGTTCATCGATCATGGTCGCATCGGCGCTGGGTGCTTCGCGCACGGCGAGGAAATCGTCAGCTCCGCGGGGCAGATTGGCAACCCTGCCGATCCGTTGGCACGCGCTCGCGAGCGGGCCGTCGCGCCCGATCCTGACCGCGAGTGCGGGCGGGGCCGTGCCCTCCGCCTCCGGGGTTTCCACCGCGTATGGATCCTGCGAGGAGATGATTGCGCTGTCGGTGGGCGCAGGTTCGGGCTCGCTGTCGGGCGAGCTGCGCTGACCGAGCAGGAAGGCGACTGCGCCGACCAGCAGCACGACCAGCGCGATCAGCACGGCCATTGTTCGATTGATCTGCATCCGGCACTCCGCGACACGACGCCGCATCGGCGGCAGCTCCTCGGGCCCTTCTAGCCACGAAATCGCGCCAACGGGAAGCCCCGGAAGGTGCCTGCAAAAAGGGCCCCGAACCCATCGGTCCGGAGCCCTTTTTATCTTCGCAAAAAGCGGGGCTTAGCCCTGCTTCTCGCCGGTCAGCGGCATGTCGCCGAAGGCGCCCGCGTTGACCTTGCCGGTCATCTGGTCGCCATTGACGGTGGCTTCGCAGTTGAGCTCCATCGGCATCGGGACGGTCATGTCCATCTTCCACTTGAGCGTGTCGCCATCGATGGTGCCGTCCTTCACGTCCATCGAGCCCATTCCGCCGGCCATCGAGCCGGTGAAGGTGTTGCCATCATCGCCCGGGACGACGGTGAAGGTGCCCTTCTGGTCGCCCATCGGGCTCTTGACGACGGTGTCATAGGTTCCGGCTACGGACATAAGCGTTACTCCTCTCACGTGTGTGGGTAGGACGGGCCATCGCCCGTACCTACATTCATGTCAATAAACGTTACTCGACCTCGATGGTTTCCACCGGCAGGCCGAGCTGGTCGAGCTGCGGGCGGACCTTTTCGGCATCGCCGACCACGACCCACACGAAGCCATCGGGGTTGATCGCCTTGCGTGCCGCAGCATTGAGGCTTTCGGCCGTCTGCGCGCGATACTTGTCTGCGAGCGTTTCGTAGTAGTCCATCGGGCGATCGAGCATGACGTTGCGCTGCATCGCGCCGAGCACCGCGCCCGAAGTCTCGAACTGGCCGGGAAGCTGGCGGATCTCGTTGTTGACGTTCCGGGTCAGCTCTTCCTCGGTCACACCACGGGTGGTGACGAATTCATCGACTTCGCGGATCATCTCCGCCAGCGCATCGCCTGTGCGGTCGGCCTGAACCGGTGCCTGGATGAAATAGGCGACCGCATTCTCGTCGAGCCGCGGTGCGCCACGCACGCCATAGCTCCAGCCCTTGGTCTCGCGCAGGTTCATGTTGAGCCGGGCGAGGAAGTTGCCGCCCAGCGCGTTGTTGGCGTTGGTCAGGTCGACGATCGACTCATCGCTCGAAGAGAACGGCGTGATCTCGCCGCCGACGATGAAGCTCTGCGGCGAATTGGGCCGGTTCACCAGCACGACCCGCGCCGATTCGGGCGCCGTGGCGAGCGAGCTGAAGTCTTTCTCGCCCTTCGGCGTCGCCGGAGCGGACCAGTTGCCGAACGCTTCGGTAAGGTCGGGCATGACCTCATCCAGCGAAAGGTTGGAAACGACGAAGATCGTCGCGTTGTCCGGGCGCAGCCAGGTCTGCTTGAAGTTCACCAGATCGTCGCGGGTCAGCGCGCCGACCGACTCGACCGTGCCCGAGCCGCCATAGGGATTGTCTTTCCCGTAAACGAGCGGGGTGGCGACGTAGTAGGCCATGCCGCTGGGGCTCTTGAGAGCCTGCTGGATGCTGGTGACGGTCTGCGTGCGCACCCGCTCGAGCTCCTGCGGATCGAATGCAGGGTTACGCACCACATCGGCCAGCAGGTCGAGCGAGGGTTCGAGGTTGGCGCTCAGCGAAGAAAGCGTGAAGCTCGACCGGTCGACGCCGCCGCCGGTGCTGATGTTCGCACCGAGCCGCTCCTGCGCTTCGGCGAGTTCGCGCGAATTGAGGCTGGTGGTGCCTTCTTCCATCAGGCCCAGCGTCATGCCTTCGAGCCCACGCTTGTCGAGCGGGTCTGCCGCAGAGCCGGCATCGAAGCTGATCGTTACGCGGGTGGCAGGCACCGCGTCGCGCTGCGCGTAATAGACCTTGATGCCGTTGGGCAGCGCGGCTTCGGTCACGTCAGGGAAGTCGAGCGCGGTGAGCTGGGAAATTTCGGGTGCCGGGCGGGCCTTGGTCACCGTGATTTCGCTGGCTGCGGG encodes:
- the gatC gene encoding Asp-tRNA(Asn)/Glu-tRNA(Gln) amidotransferase subunit GatC codes for the protein MSITREEVAKIASLARIRMDDAELDRMVPELNNILGWVEQLGEVDTSSVEPMTAVIPQATRLRDDVVDADPLTAGGRREDVLANAPAAEHGFFGVPKVIE
- the gatA gene encoding Asp-tRNA(Asn)/Glu-tRNA(Gln) amidotransferase subunit GatA, producing MSEDLTNLGVKAIRDGVAGGDFTAREVAEAFNANVAAAKDLNAFIVATPEKALEAADAIDAKRAKGEDLGKMGGVPIGMKDLFCTYGVQTTAASHILEGFVPQYESTVSANLWKAGAGMLGKLNLDQFAMGSSNETSYFGNVLSPWKKAGSNAALIPGGSSGGSSTAVAARLAPAATGTDTGGSIRQPAAVTGITGIKPTYGRCSRWGVVAFASSLDQAGPMARDVTDCAIMLEAMAGFDPKDSTSLDMPVPEWEKGLNPDLTGKKVGIPSEYRMEGTDQAILDSWERGKEWLRDAGAEIVDISLPHTKYALPAYYIIAPAEASSNLARYDGVRYGLRDLPEGAGLQDMYAATRAAGFGDEVKRRILIGTYVLSAGFYDAYYTQAQKIRTLVAQDFEKAWGECDLILAPTTPNAAFPLGGFDGDPLAMYLNDVFAVPASLAGLPAMSVPAMLNGDGLPLGLQIIGKAFDEQGVLNAGLAIEQRSGFDAKPEKWW
- the gatB gene encoding Asp-tRNA(Asn)/Glu-tRNA(Gln) amidotransferase subunit GatB, producing MSTYRIQGATGEWEVVIGLEVHAQVTSNAKLFSGASTEFGAEPNTQVSLIDAAMPGMLPVPNRECIRQAVRTGMAIEAQINAWSRFDRKNYFYADLPQGYQISQLYHPIVGEGQLLIEADEKAGIPEDKVIGIERIHVEQDAGKLMHDQHPTMSYVDLNRTGIALMEIVSKPDMRSPAEAGAYVRKLRSILRYVGSCDGNMEEGSMRADVNVSVRKPGEEFGTRTETKNVNSVRFVMQVIEYEANRQVDVLENGGTVDQETRLFDVATGTTRTMRSKEDAHDYRYFPDPDLLPLELDDAFLSECRESLPELPDAKRARYEGELGLTPYNARELTAEVETFGRFETLLSATAAKIGKPEKAVATQVANWALSVAPGVMKSLGEEADPAHATAEAQASILAMQDKGEISGGQAKEIYEIVLKTGRDPEEIADSEGLKQVSDTGAIEEAIDAIIAANEDKVAEYRGGKDKLFGFFVGQTMKAMQGKANPAVVNQILKDKLG
- a CDS encoding GIY-YIG nuclease family protein; the protein is MITFSELLERDGFDPSKIVVFRHRPMEPELNRNFDWIVAERPDLFDCYQNTHGTRTESALKRANYVASFLRHGPGAALFLGFFEIRGWRDLTSAEWAARPSHVELVRYGMSGASGGASREIISEFDLVETSYLAAWKHRLVIDWPGLERSWYRWADRNTFSVKAIAQADQLAGELPSWDQIALTFDQLAIMPTSWKSALRQWRGIYLITDMSDRMAYVGSAGGSENLLQRWTDYSKSGHGGNKLLKRRDPKNFVFSILQRTSPDLDRAELLRLENSWKVRLLSRAPYGLNEN
- a CDS encoding tRNA (cytidine(34)-2'-O)-methyltransferase, translated to MAIPSPSIVLVNPEIAGNTGAVGRTCVALDMELVLIHPLGFTITDTRLKRAGLDYWQHIRLAEFRSWEAFFEERSPRADQLFLFEEYAPRDFYQPEYPEDAYLVFGRETKGLPPEIVEAHRAQMVSLPMKSDKVRSLNLANTVAAAAYQAMRARFTGSGS